Proteins from one Lepidochelys kempii isolate rLepKem1 chromosome 6, rLepKem1.hap2, whole genome shotgun sequence genomic window:
- the BTBD6 gene encoding BTB/POZ domain-containing protein 6 isoform X1, with product MPLPHGCLNGRIMKCLTFFLLLPETLKKSKKSVRSNGKVPACYEVVPLSLKKMAAELYPASANTNIANSNNAAAATVTAAANSKKNALQLQQSAQPPPPPQLQNLNNNNLESSNWQSFHPTLRERNALMFNNELMADVHFIVGPLGASKKVPAHKYVLAVGSSVFYAMFYGDLAEVRSEIHIPDVEPAAFLILLKYMYSDEIDLEADTVLATLYAAKKYIVPALAKACVNFLETSLEAKNACVLLSQSRLFEEPELTQRCWEVIDAQAEMALKSEGFCEIDQQTLEIIVTREALNTKEVVVFEAVLNWAEAECKRQGLPITPRNKRNVLGKALYLVRIPTMTLEEFANGAAQSDILTLEETHNIFLWYTAANKPKLEFPLTKRKGLVPQRCHRFQSSAYRSNQWRYRGRCDSIQFAVDKRIFIAGLGLYGSSCGKAEYSVKIELKRLGVVLAQNLTKFTSDGSSNTFSVWFEHPVQVEQDTFYNVSAILDGNELSYFGQEGMTEVQCGKVTFQFQCSSDSTNGTGVQGGQIPELIFYA from the exons ATGCCACTGCCCCATGGCTGCCTCAATGGCAGGATCATGAAGTGTTTGACTTTCTTTCTTCTGCTTCCAGAGACCTTAAAGAAGTCCAAAAAGAGCGTGAGGTCAAACGGCAAGGTGCCAGCATGCTATGAGGTAGTGCCCCTCTCCCTGAAGAAGATGGCTGCAGAGCTTTACCCTGCCAGCGCTAACACCAATATTGCAAACAGTAATAACGCTGCTGCTGCCACCGTCACTGCTGCTGCCAATAGCAAGAAAAACGCCCTTCAGCTTCAGCAGAGtgcccagccgccgccgccgccgcaacTGCAAAACCTGAACAACAACAATTTGGAGAGCTCCAACTGGCAGTCCTTCCACCCCACCCTGCGGGAGAG GAACGCACTGATGTTCAATAACGAACTTATGGCTGATGTACATTTTATCGTAGGCCCCCTGGGGGCATCAAAGAAAGTTCCTGCCCACAAG tatgtTTTGGCAGTTGGTAGCTCTGTCTTCTATGCTATGTTTTATGGTGATCTTGCAGAGGTCAGATCTGAAATCCATATACCAGATGTGGAACCTGCAGCCTTTCTAATCTTATTAAA gTATATGTATAGTGATGAAATTGACCTGGAAGCTGACACAGTGCTCGCTACTCTGTATGCTGCCAAGAAGTATATCGTCCCAGCCTTAGCAAAGGCTTGCGTCAATTTTCTGGAGACTAGTTTAGAGGCTAAAAATGCTTGTGTTCTGCTGTCTCAGAGCAGACTCTTTGAGGAGCCAGAATTGACCCAGCGCTGCTGGGAAGTAATTGATGCTCAAGCAGAAATGGCATTGAAGTCAGAAGGCTTCTGTGAAATTGATCAACAAACACTAGAGATCATTGTAACCAGGGAAGCACTAAACACTAAAGAGGTGGTAGTTTTTGAGGCTGTTCTTAATTGGGCAGAGGCTGAATGCAAAAGACAAGGGCTACCAATTACACCAAGGAACAAGAGGAATGTATTAGGAAAAGCTTTATATTTGGTGCGAATTCCAACTATGACTTTGGAGGAGTTTGCCAATGGAGCTGCTCAATCTGACATCCTTACCCTTGAGGAAACACATAATATATTCTTATGGTATACAGCTGCAAATAAACCCAAGCTAGAATTTccactgacaaaaagaaaaggacttgtacCTCAAAGATGCCATCGATTTCAATCGTCTGCGTATCGTAGTAACCAATGGAGGTACAGAGGTCGCTGTGACAGTATCCAATTTGCTGTAGATAAAAGGATATTCATAGCAGGACTAGGCTTGTATGGGTCAAGCTGTGGTAAAGCTGAATACAGCGTCAAAATTGAACTTAAGCGTCTAGGAGTTGTTCTTGCTCAAAATCTAACAAAGTTTACCTCTGATGGATCCAGTAATACTTTCTCTGTGTGGTTTGAACACCCTGTGCAGGTTGAGCAAGACACATTTTACAACGTAAGTGCCATTCTTGATGGCAATGAACTTAGTTATTTTGGGCAAGAGGGAATGACTGAAGTACAATGTGGAAAAGTAACATTCCAGTTCCAGTGCTCCTCTGATAGTACCAATGGAACTGGAGTACAAGGAGGACAAATACCTGAACTCATTTTCTATGCATGA
- the BTBD6 gene encoding BTB/POZ domain-containing protein 6 isoform X2 has product MAAELYPASANTNIANSNNAAAATVTAAANSKKNALQLQQSAQPPPPPQLQNLNNNNLESSNWQSFHPTLRERNALMFNNELMADVHFIVGPLGASKKVPAHKYVLAVGSSVFYAMFYGDLAEVRSEIHIPDVEPAAFLILLKYMYSDEIDLEADTVLATLYAAKKYIVPALAKACVNFLETSLEAKNACVLLSQSRLFEEPELTQRCWEVIDAQAEMALKSEGFCEIDQQTLEIIVTREALNTKEVVVFEAVLNWAEAECKRQGLPITPRNKRNVLGKALYLVRIPTMTLEEFANGAAQSDILTLEETHNIFLWYTAANKPKLEFPLTKRKGLVPQRCHRFQSSAYRSNQWRYRGRCDSIQFAVDKRIFIAGLGLYGSSCGKAEYSVKIELKRLGVVLAQNLTKFTSDGSSNTFSVWFEHPVQVEQDTFYNVSAILDGNELSYFGQEGMTEVQCGKVTFQFQCSSDSTNGTGVQGGQIPELIFYA; this is encoded by the exons ATGGCTGCAGAGCTTTACCCTGCCAGCGCTAACACCAATATTGCAAACAGTAATAACGCTGCTGCTGCCACCGTCACTGCTGCTGCCAATAGCAAGAAAAACGCCCTTCAGCTTCAGCAGAGtgcccagccgccgccgccgccgcaacTGCAAAACCTGAACAACAACAATTTGGAGAGCTCCAACTGGCAGTCCTTCCACCCCACCCTGCGGGAGAG GAACGCACTGATGTTCAATAACGAACTTATGGCTGATGTACATTTTATCGTAGGCCCCCTGGGGGCATCAAAGAAAGTTCCTGCCCACAAG tatgtTTTGGCAGTTGGTAGCTCTGTCTTCTATGCTATGTTTTATGGTGATCTTGCAGAGGTCAGATCTGAAATCCATATACCAGATGTGGAACCTGCAGCCTTTCTAATCTTATTAAA gTATATGTATAGTGATGAAATTGACCTGGAAGCTGACACAGTGCTCGCTACTCTGTATGCTGCCAAGAAGTATATCGTCCCAGCCTTAGCAAAGGCTTGCGTCAATTTTCTGGAGACTAGTTTAGAGGCTAAAAATGCTTGTGTTCTGCTGTCTCAGAGCAGACTCTTTGAGGAGCCAGAATTGACCCAGCGCTGCTGGGAAGTAATTGATGCTCAAGCAGAAATGGCATTGAAGTCAGAAGGCTTCTGTGAAATTGATCAACAAACACTAGAGATCATTGTAACCAGGGAAGCACTAAACACTAAAGAGGTGGTAGTTTTTGAGGCTGTTCTTAATTGGGCAGAGGCTGAATGCAAAAGACAAGGGCTACCAATTACACCAAGGAACAAGAGGAATGTATTAGGAAAAGCTTTATATTTGGTGCGAATTCCAACTATGACTTTGGAGGAGTTTGCCAATGGAGCTGCTCAATCTGACATCCTTACCCTTGAGGAAACACATAATATATTCTTATGGTATACAGCTGCAAATAAACCCAAGCTAGAATTTccactgacaaaaagaaaaggacttgtacCTCAAAGATGCCATCGATTTCAATCGTCTGCGTATCGTAGTAACCAATGGAGGTACAGAGGTCGCTGTGACAGTATCCAATTTGCTGTAGATAAAAGGATATTCATAGCAGGACTAGGCTTGTATGGGTCAAGCTGTGGTAAAGCTGAATACAGCGTCAAAATTGAACTTAAGCGTCTAGGAGTTGTTCTTGCTCAAAATCTAACAAAGTTTACCTCTGATGGATCCAGTAATACTTTCTCTGTGTGGTTTGAACACCCTGTGCAGGTTGAGCAAGACACATTTTACAACGTAAGTGCCATTCTTGATGGCAATGAACTTAGTTATTTTGGGCAAGAGGGAATGACTGAAGTACAATGTGGAAAAGTAACATTCCAGTTCCAGTGCTCCTCTGATAGTACCAATGGAACTGGAGTACAAGGAGGACAAATACCTGAACTCATTTTCTATGCATGA